The following proteins are encoded in a genomic region of Paenibacillus sp. FSL H3-0469:
- a CDS encoding RNA polymerase sigma factor — translation MQQPMTRPGHPVMKSYEQYADMLYRIALVHLGSRQDAEEATQDTFIKLMEKAPVFKDDEHQKAWLIRVITNHCKNLLGRGWRKREVKLEGVEPVTADNPEELAVLQLVLALPVKYKTVIHLYYYEDYPVQEISRILQISESAVKMRLQRGRQLLRLELEGAEAE, via the coding sequence ATGCAGCAACCCATGACCCGGCCGGGCCATCCTGTGATGAAGAGCTACGAACAATATGCAGATATGCTGTACCGGATTGCCCTGGTTCATTTGGGCAGCCGCCAGGATGCCGAAGAGGCTACGCAGGACACCTTCATCAAGCTGATGGAGAAGGCTCCCGTATTCAAGGATGACGAACACCAGAAGGCCTGGCTGATCCGGGTCATCACCAATCATTGCAAGAATCTGCTGGGCAGAGGCTGGCGCAAGCGCGAGGTCAAGCTCGAAGGGGTGGAGCCGGTTACGGCCGATAACCCCGAGGAGCTGGCGGTCTTGCAGCTTGTGCTCGCCCTGCCGGTGAAGTATAAGACTGTGATTCATCTGTACTATTACGAGGATTATCCCGTCCAGGAGATCAGCAGAATTCTGCAGATCAGCGAGTCGGCCGTGAAGATGAGACTTCAGCGCGGGCGTCAGCTGTTAAGACTGGAACTGGAAGGAGCAGAAGCGGAATGA
- a CDS encoding phosphotransferase, which yields MSDTAARIRDEILDSMTERFGMHVTEAVQIDQGFLNLKWRLDSDQGRLFVKQYSKIRYPEALTRGLEISLSHQDHLYLEGLPVPKLFSYEGNYVLRTSSQERYVLMTLCDGHSLVPGSATEQQMYALGRVVGQMHKLLNAQPASLPLYWEVRSQASMVRNWEARYLQATARQSEDTISALELQRRIIDRMDTGIFAACERGWGHRDLFVDNILFSTDQVAAILDFDRLHYVYPEFDVARPILSCALAEGGIGLDQVRSFVTGYREYTPLPASTLIRSLKLIWWKEAEWIAVPGQDEFPPLVRFRQENQWVAANWDRLNDMFAGI from the coding sequence ATGTCAGATACAGCCGCAAGAATCCGGGATGAGATCCTGGATTCTATGACAGAACGATTCGGGATGCATGTCACGGAAGCGGTCCAGATTGATCAGGGCTTCCTGAATCTGAAGTGGAGACTGGACAGTGATCAGGGCCGTCTGTTCGTGAAGCAGTACAGCAAGATCCGTTACCCTGAAGCGCTCACCCGCGGACTGGAGATCTCCTTAAGCCATCAGGACCATCTATACCTGGAAGGCCTTCCTGTTCCGAAATTATTTTCATACGAGGGAAATTATGTATTGAGAACGTCTTCACAGGAACGGTATGTGCTGATGACTCTGTGTGACGGGCACAGTCTTGTCCCCGGCTCGGCCACGGAGCAGCAGATGTATGCACTGGGCAGGGTTGTGGGCCAGATGCACAAGCTGCTTAATGCGCAGCCTGCTTCGTTACCGCTGTATTGGGAGGTCCGCAGCCAAGCGTCTATGGTGAGAAACTGGGAGGCACGCTATCTTCAGGCCACTGCCCGGCAGAGCGAGGATACGATATCGGCGCTTGAGCTTCAGCGGAGGATCATAGACCGGATGGACACCGGCATCTTCGCGGCCTGCGAACGGGGCTGGGGGCACCGGGATTTGTTCGTGGATAATATCCTGTTCAGTACAGATCAGGTGGCAGCGATCCTGGACTTCGACCGGCTGCATTACGTCTATCCGGAGTTCGATGTAGCCCGGCCGATCCTCTCCTGTGCGTTGGCTGAAGGAGGGATCGGACTGGACCAGGTACGGTCGTTTGTGACAGGCTACCGTGAATATACCCCCTTGCCTGCAAGTACACTCATCCGGTCACTCAAATTAATCTGGTGGAAGGAAGCCGAATGGATCGCCGTGCCCGGGCAGGATGAATTCCCGCCGCTTGTCCGCTTCCGTCAGGAGAATCAGTGGGTCGCGGCCAACTGGGACCGCTTGAATGATATGTTCGCCGGAATCTGA
- a CDS encoding LysR substrate-binding domain-containing protein encodes MDIRKLQYFIAVAEELHFHRAAEKLHMTQPPLTQQIQALEQELGVKLFERNKRQVRLTPAGSVFLEEARRILSQLERSIRTVQLASQGIIGHLNIAFIGSAEGGIMVDVLKIFRKRFPQIQLNLLEMTSAQQWQALHDGTIHIGFLRFIEPAKNVSHCSLINETLVAVLPDQHPLAELPAVPVSALRSEPFIFFPRKHGLPFHDLIMGFCAEHDVYPQIVQEAVQMYTIVNLVAANLGVSIVPSSVSVFQRSGVVFRPFEENSPPVPFYAAWRTDTNQAILSAFVEILQDHNSK; translated from the coding sequence ATGGATATACGAAAATTACAATACTTCATTGCGGTTGCGGAAGAGCTTCATTTCCATCGTGCCGCAGAGAAATTACATATGACGCAGCCTCCGTTGACCCAGCAGATTCAAGCACTGGAACAAGAGCTGGGTGTGAAGCTATTTGAACGGAACAAGCGTCAAGTCCGTCTCACCCCGGCGGGATCTGTCTTTTTGGAGGAAGCCCGAAGGATCTTATCTCAACTGGAGCGGTCTATTCGAACGGTACAACTGGCAAGCCAGGGCATCATTGGACATTTAAACATTGCTTTCATCGGTTCCGCAGAGGGCGGAATCATGGTGGATGTGCTCAAAATATTCCGGAAACGCTTCCCTCAAATCCAGCTGAATCTGCTGGAAATGACTTCTGCCCAGCAATGGCAGGCCTTACATGACGGTACCATCCATATTGGATTCCTTCGCTTCATTGAACCGGCTAAGAATGTTAGTCATTGCAGCTTGATCAACGAAACTCTGGTTGCCGTGTTGCCTGATCAACATCCCTTGGCTGAACTGCCGGCGGTGCCCGTCTCTGCTTTACGTTCCGAACCATTTATCTTCTTTCCGCGTAAGCACGGACTTCCTTTTCATGATCTTATTATGGGTTTTTGCGCAGAGCATGATGTTTACCCTCAGATTGTACAGGAAGCCGTACAAATGTATACCATTGTAAACCTTGTAGCAGCGAACCTCGGGGTTTCCATTGTCCCTTCTTCGGTTTCCGTGTTCCAGCGCAGCGGAGTCGTATTCAGACCCTTCGAAGAAAACTCGCCGCCTGTTCCCTTCTATGCTGCCTGGAGAACGGATACGAATCAGGCCATCCTCTCTGCATTTGTAGAGATTTTACAAGATCATAATTCCAAGTGA
- a CDS encoding MerR family transcriptional regulator, protein MNTYTAKQLAEILQSEDPQMNLRTVRYYTQIGMLPPLELDGNKRVYTDNHLHYLRAILVLSKSGETLASAQEKLAGLPPDDVIKLGDNLRLYQSDQMLHSELHVISEDIILSVSPRISPALKEKMVEAVTRLLQEEGQV, encoded by the coding sequence ATGAATACCTACACTGCGAAGCAATTGGCTGAGATACTGCAGAGTGAAGATCCGCAGATGAATCTGCGGACGGTCCGGTATTATACGCAGATCGGGATGCTGCCGCCGCTTGAGCTGGACGGGAACAAAAGGGTGTACACCGACAATCATCTGCACTATCTGCGCGCCATCCTTGTATTGTCCAAGAGCGGCGAGACGCTGGCTTCGGCACAGGAGAAATTGGCGGGATTGCCGCCGGATGATGTGATCAAGCTCGGGGATAATCTGCGGCTGTACCAGTCGGATCAGATGCTCCACAGTGAGCTGCATGTTATCAGTGAAGATATAATTCTCTCCGTTAGCCCGCGGATCTCGCCTGCGCTGAAGGAGAAGATGGTTGAGGCCGTCACCCGTTTACTTCAAGAGGAGGGACAGGTATGA
- a CDS encoding ParB N-terminal domain-containing protein has protein sequence MRNDGGNVVFADGLLLEPRTYTGPVRMDITKFGIEEGPPSYLTRADEIAGFYDIVEQMTECYSGWDMPPLIVNYADGRFEINDGRHRNVALHQMNITYAPVIFWTSSEEDQRYISEYLSEERAEYI, from the coding sequence TTGAGAAATGACGGGGGTAATGTGGTATTTGCGGACGGATTACTGCTGGAGCCTAGAACGTATACGGGACCGGTCCGCATGGATATCACAAAGTTTGGCATAGAAGAGGGTCCCCCATCGTATTTGACCAGAGCAGATGAAATTGCCGGCTTTTATGACATTGTTGAGCAGATGACGGAGTGCTACAGCGGGTGGGATATGCCTCCGCTCATTGTTAATTATGCTGACGGGAGATTTGAAATCAATGACGGGCGTCACCGTAACGTGGCCTTGCATCAGATGAATATTACCTATGCCCCCGTGATATTCTGGACGAGTTCAGAGGAGGATCAGCGGTATATTTCGGAATACTTGAGTGAAGAGAGGGCTGAGTACATATGA
- a CDS encoding CD3324 family protein encodes MNYENAGDILPEKLLQEVKKYAAGKLLYVPQDNHKKAWGEVSGQRQALVRRNQMMLNKFLNGTPVCELSKEYFLSEETVKRIVYSKKDTNKLDYHPTTNSAKAYSEAGMLEEWIHTYLLFGRRNKGFSDGLRLMCRYYAGPLRMPLSLLSRSSGPEGGMMWRVDRDYFEQKVLHWMNDIHAGQDTPPLIVNYAQGELELNCGNPLLEALKRSEVSEYPVILWVTERADYSKALADYAMHV; translated from the coding sequence ATGAACTATGAGAACGCCGGGGATATTTTGCCGGAGAAGCTGTTACAGGAAGTGAAGAAATATGCAGCGGGCAAGCTGCTGTATGTTCCGCAGGATAACCATAAGAAGGCCTGGGGAGAGGTTTCAGGCCAGCGTCAAGCTCTGGTCAGACGCAATCAGATGATGCTTAATAAATTTCTGAATGGGACCCCGGTCTGTGAGTTGTCGAAGGAGTACTTTCTGTCCGAGGAGACGGTTAAACGTATTGTGTATTCCAAGAAGGATACGAATAAACTGGATTACCATCCCACTACAAACTCCGCCAAAGCCTACTCGGAAGCAGGCATGCTGGAAGAATGGATTCATACCTATCTGCTGTTCGGCCGCCGTAACAAGGGATTCTCTGACGGATTGCGGCTGATGTGCAGATATTATGCAGGTCCGCTGCGGATGCCGCTCTCCTTGCTGAGCAGATCCAGCGGACCCGAGGGTGGCATGATGTGGAGAGTGGACCGGGATTATTTTGAGCAAAAAGTGTTGCACTGGATGAATGATATCCATGCCGGCCAGGATACTCCGCCGCTTATTGTGAATTACGCACAAGGGGAATTGGAGCTGAATTGCGGCAATCCATTGCTGGAAGCGCTTAAACGCTCTGAGGTGAGTGAGTATCCTGTAATCCTATGGGTTACGGAGCGGGCGGATTACAGCAAGGCGCTGGCGGATTATGCTATGCACGTATAG
- a CDS encoding AAA family ATPase — MTATLPLFIITGASGVGKTTVMHELRRQMPEFVLFSTDDDNFGTTGQKLEYQDRYNVLFHCARAVALSGRGTVICGTMMPWDAKKCDVYDAFSEVHFINLHCDDATRNARLRGREDAATWTEDMLRQHQEFAQWLLDHADTEYDPPMPTFDSTSTPQARLAEQIKEYIGSKWKGSAGIVS; from the coding sequence ATGACAGCGACATTGCCATTATTCATTATCACCGGAGCCAGCGGCGTAGGCAAAACAACGGTGATGCACGAGCTAAGGAGACAGATGCCTGAATTTGTGCTGTTCAGCACGGATGACGATAATTTCGGGACGACGGGCCAGAAGCTGGAGTATCAGGACCGGTATAATGTGCTGTTTCATTGTGCGCGTGCCGTTGCGTTGTCGGGGAGAGGAACGGTTATTTGCGGGACGATGATGCCTTGGGATGCCAAGAAATGCGATGTATACGATGCGTTCAGTGAAGTGCACTTTATTAACCTGCATTGTGACGATGCTACCCGCAATGCCCGCCTGCGGGGCCGGGAGGATGCAGCAACCTGGACAGAGGATATGCTTAGGCAGCATCAGGAATTCGCGCAGTGGCTGCTGGACCATGCAGATACGGAGTATGATCCGCCGATGCCGACCTTTGACTCAACCTCTACACCTCAGGCCCGTCTGGCAGAACAGATTAAGGAGTATATCGGGTCAAAATGGAAGGGGAGCGCGGGAATTGTATCATAG